CCTCCAACAATTATTCACTCATCTCCTCAGAGTGAGTCAGGGTCACCCTGGGTATCCCGCACAACCCCACACTCTGGCACTTTAAGTCTCTGTAATGGTAGCCATTTATATCCCATGTATAGGCAACAGGTTTTGGGATAGCTCCCATTCCAGTTCAGGACTTTCATGAAGATCAAACTGCacatctgatatatatatatatatatatatatatatatatatatatatatatatatatatatatatgtgtgtgtgtgtgtgtgtgtgtgtgtgtgtgtgtgtgtgtgtgtgtagaactagatccagcctgtgtatgttctttcaAACTCAAGAGCATCAATATAGAAAATAACATAAAGGAAATTACCAATGTATAGACTAGTTATTCAGCATGAGCGTGAATTAGGAGAGAAATGCATTTGTATCTTAGTAGACATGGCAGGAACTTGTCTATGAAAGGATGAAAGAGAGAAACCTGTAAAAAGTAGTTGGAGAAAAATCATTAATGATTGTAGTGTTCACAGACATTAGGAATtctgaaattataatttatatgatGACTTTCACATCCATTTTGGTAGAATGTATcttagatatatatttatttaaaattctaagaGCTGCTGATATTTTCTCATTAGGACactggagaagaagaagaatgaacaaCAAGACTGTCATcacccatttcctcctcctgggaTTGCCCATCCCCCCAGAGCACCAGCAACTGTTCTTTGCCCTGTTCCTGACCATGTACCTTACCACCTTCCTGGGAAACCTGCTAattgttgtccttgttcaactggactcccatctccacacacccatgtacttgtTTCTCAGCAACTTGTCCTTCTCTgatctctgcttttcctctgtcaCAATGCTGAAATTGCTGCAGAACATGCAGAGCCAAGTACCATCTATATCCTATGCAGGATGCCTGACACAGAtattcttctttttgttgtttggctACCTTGGGAATTTCCTTCTTGtagccatggcctatgaccgctatgtggccatctgcttccctctgcattaCACCAACATCATGAGCCACAAGCTCTGTACTTGTCTCCTGCTGGTATTTTGGATAATGACATCATCTCATGCCATGATGCACACCCTGCTTGCAGCAAGATTGTCTTTTTGTGAGAACAATGTACTCCTCAACTTTTTCTGTGACCTGTTTGTTCTCCTAAAGTTGGCCTGCTCAGACACTTATGTTAATGAGTTGATGATACATATCATGGGTGTGATCGTCATTGTTATTCCATTCGTGCTCATTGTTATATCCTATGCCAAGATCATCTCCTCCATTCTTAAGGTTCCATCTTCTCAAAGCATTCACAAGGTCTTCTCCACTTGTGGTTCTCATCTGTCTGTGGTGTCTCTGTTCTACGGGACAATTATTGGTCTCTACTTATGTCCATCAGGTGATAATTTTAGTCTAAAGGGGTCTGCCATGGCTATGATGTACACAGTGGTAACTCCAATGCTGAACCCTTTTATCTACAGCCTAAGaaacagagacatgaagaaggcCCTAATAAGAGTTATCTGTAGCAAGAAAATCTCTCTGCCATGGTAGCACTTGGGATTGTTAcataattttatgtaataaatgTATTGATGTTAAGATTTTATATCGATAGTGTCCCCTATCATAGGACCTACATGAAAGGTCCTATATAACTGAGGAAATAAATGAACCAAGGTTCATTTCACAGTGAagcaaaaatcacaaaataaacataatttccCTATTCTATAGAGATGATGCAAAATAATAAAACGAGAGGAACACAACACAAGAGAGGAAGTTTAACATAGTAGGCAAAGTAAGGAagatttttctttgatatctGGTTACATTTTTCTTACCTTGTATAAATGACCCTGGAAATGTGTAGTGGATGAGGTACTTTCTAATATAATCTCTGTTCCTCTTTAGCTACtgcaatattttattattttatcctgACTTccatgttcattggtgttttagTTAAAATCATTTAAGTAATGGATTTATTACACTCAATAACAATGAAATATCTCCACCATCCAACTTCCTTCTACAGATTTTTCTGCACTCACATTGACAGAATTTTTCTCTTAgttcttttaattctttcccaATACATGTTATTCTTTGTGACTAGTTTTGACTCTAAACAAATCAGGAGGATTTGTACGATAGTgtcacttttataattttttgtctTAATTTGAAATTGAGTAATAACCAGGCACCATTCAATTGTATTTACTTCTCTaagatgaggaaaagaagaaagagaaaagttggTAAATGTTCatgcatgttttatattttactttgtaaatCATCTGTTTATAATAGATGGCCTTTTTTTACCCTTGTGACAATCTCAAGGAAATAAGGGTTTGTTTCAAAGTCTGAAGAATGTGATGTGCAGTGACTTCACATCTTATATGGAGGGGCAATATGTGAGCATGTATGAGACTGTAGACTCGTTTTATTATTTTGCATCATCTCTATAGAATAGggaaattatgtttattttgtgatttttgctTCACTGTGAAATGAACCTTGGTTCATTTATTTCCCCAGTTTTCCTTGATCATTAATGACACATAAACCCAGTTCATTATACTCTACTGAGCCCCAAAACAAACAGTATCCATGTGAAGTCAATCTTGCCTCTAGATCTTCTCACTGTCTGGGAAACATCTCTATTTGAGCCTTGTGTGATTTTCAATAGGAGCATgcacatttttaacttttttcctaCAGACTCTTCTTTTTGTCC
The genomic region above belongs to Rattus rattus isolate New Zealand chromosome 9, Rrattus_CSIRO_v1, whole genome shotgun sequence and contains:
- the LOC116909521 gene encoding olfactory receptor 1493 codes for the protein MNNKTVITHFLLLGLPIPPEHQQLFFALFLTMYLTTFLGNLLIVVLVQLDSHLHTPMYLFLSNLSFSDLCFSSVTMLKLLQNMQSQVPSISYAGCLTQIFFFLLFGYLGNFLLVAMAYDRYVAICFPLHYTNIMSHKLCTCLLLVFWIMTSSHAMMHTLLAARLSFCENNVLLNFFCDLFVLLKLACSDTYVNELMIHIMGVIVIVIPFVLIVISYAKIISSILKVPSSQSIHKVFSTCGSHLSVVSLFYGTIIGLYLCPSGDNFSLKGSAMAMMYTVVTPMLNPFIYSLRNRDMKKALIRVICSKKISLPW